One Rossellomorea aquimaris DNA window includes the following coding sequences:
- the pdhA gene encoding pyruvate dehydrogenase (acetyl-transferring) E1 component subunit alpha has product MIEEFQLVQVMDQQGELVQSEYEKDISEDLARTFYRHLIRIRTFDRKAVSLQRQGRIGTYAPFEGQEASQVGSALALKGEDWLFPSYRDHGATMTFGHSLLHILLFWKGRNEGCVPPEGKNIFTPGIPIATQLPHAVGAAFAEKRKGTRNAAIVYFGDGATSEGDFHEGLNLASVWEAPVVFFNQNNHYAISVPMHKQMKTKTIAQKSLAYDIPSVRIDGNDIFAVYFETLKALERARNGDGPTLIESVTWRYGAHTTADDPTKYRDQQESESRRKDNDPVDRLTKFMKHRGWVDEEWIDSVQKECAKEVDHAVEELEAYPAADPSVIFDYVFATPTWTIQEQKEKLLERLRGE; this is encoded by the coding sequence AAGGACATTTCAGAAGACTTGGCCCGCACTTTTTATCGTCATCTAATCAGGATCCGTACCTTTGACCGCAAAGCCGTTAGCCTGCAGCGTCAAGGCAGGATCGGAACATACGCACCATTTGAAGGACAGGAGGCATCCCAGGTAGGAAGCGCACTAGCCCTTAAAGGCGAGGACTGGTTATTCCCGTCCTATCGGGATCATGGGGCTACCATGACATTCGGTCATTCCCTGCTTCATATCCTCCTATTCTGGAAGGGGAGAAATGAAGGGTGCGTGCCTCCGGAAGGAAAGAATATTTTCACTCCTGGCATTCCAATCGCGACACAACTCCCTCATGCGGTAGGGGCGGCATTCGCCGAGAAGAGAAAAGGGACCCGGAATGCAGCCATTGTATATTTTGGTGACGGCGCGACTTCTGAAGGCGACTTTCATGAAGGATTGAACCTGGCAAGCGTCTGGGAGGCCCCGGTTGTCTTTTTCAATCAAAACAATCATTACGCCATATCCGTTCCCATGCACAAGCAAATGAAAACAAAAACCATTGCCCAGAAATCACTTGCCTATGACATTCCAAGCGTACGCATCGACGGCAATGATATTTTTGCTGTTTATTTTGAAACATTGAAGGCGTTGGAAAGAGCACGAAACGGGGACGGACCTACCTTGATCGAGTCCGTGACCTGGAGATACGGTGCCCATACAACCGCAGATGATCCGACGAAGTATCGTGATCAACAGGAAAGTGAGTCCCGACGGAAGGATAATGACCCTGTTGACCGGTTAACGAAATTCATGAAGCATCGAGGCTGGGTTGACGAAGAGTGGATCGACTCAGTTCAAAAGGAATGTGCGAAGGAAGTAGACCATGCAGTCGAGGAACTGGAAGCATATCCGGCAGCGGATCCCAGTGTGATCTTTGATTATGTGTTTGCGACACCGACCTGGACGATCCAGGAACAAAAAGAAAAGCTCCTTGAGCGATTGAGAGGTGAGTAG
- a CDS encoding alpha-ketoacid dehydrogenase subunit beta produces the protein MNTLTKMKTLTMVQAITDAMRVMLLESEDVLLMGEDIGMNGGVFRATDGLQKEFGEDRVLDTPLSEAGFIGAAIGMGLNGFRPVAEVQFLGFIYPAYEQIMTHASRIRARTLGHFTCPLVIRAPYGAGVRAPEIHSDSTEALFTHMPGIKVVCPATPYDAKGLLIAAIEDPDPVLFLEPMRCYRSSREEVPEEKYTVEIGKGKVVTEGEDVTIIAWGAMVKVAEDAAKEAADKGISCEVLDLRTLYPLDKDLITSSVQKTGRTVIVHEAHATGGVGNDVLAIINDKSFLYQKAPTERVTGFDTPVPYFGFEDFYLPDSKRVLAAVENVARY, from the coding sequence ATGAACACCTTAACGAAAATGAAGACGCTGACGATGGTTCAAGCCATAACGGATGCTATGAGAGTGATGCTTTTGGAAAGCGAAGATGTTCTGTTGATGGGTGAGGATATCGGGATGAACGGCGGAGTATTCAGGGCGACTGACGGCCTTCAAAAGGAATTCGGTGAAGACCGGGTTCTTGATACACCCTTAAGTGAAGCCGGCTTTATTGGAGCGGCCATCGGGATGGGGCTGAACGGATTTCGTCCGGTAGCGGAGGTCCAATTCTTAGGATTCATCTATCCGGCATACGAGCAGATCATGACACATGCATCCAGAATACGCGCCCGTACCCTTGGCCATTTCACCTGCCCATTGGTCATCAGGGCTCCGTATGGGGCAGGTGTAAGGGCGCCTGAGATTCATTCCGATAGCACCGAAGCACTTTTCACTCATATGCCCGGAATCAAGGTTGTTTGTCCCGCAACTCCATATGATGCCAAGGGACTTCTGATTGCAGCCATCGAGGATCCTGACCCCGTTCTATTCCTGGAGCCTATGCGATGTTACCGTTCTTCCAGGGAAGAAGTACCTGAAGAAAAGTACACTGTGGAAATCGGGAAAGGCAAGGTAGTCACAGAGGGTGAGGATGTCACGATCATTGCGTGGGGAGCGATGGTTAAGGTAGCCGAGGATGCAGCCAAGGAAGCCGCTGATAAAGGTATTTCCTGTGAGGTCCTCGATCTTAGAACACTCTATCCCCTTGATAAGGATCTCATTACAAGCTCTGTTCAGAAAACGGGGAGAACCGTGATTGTCCATGAAGCACATGCCACTGGTGGAGTCGGAAATGATGTATTGGCGATCATCAATGACAAATCCTTTTTATATCAGAAAGCACCGACTGAACGGGTAACGGGATTCGATACACCTGTCCCATATTTCGGATTTGAAGATTTCTATTTGCCTGACAGTAAACGTGTGTTGGCTGCAGTGGAAAATGTAGCCCGCTATTAG
- a CDS encoding dihydrolipoamide acetyltransferase family protein, whose amino-acid sequence MEVKLHDIGEGMTEANINHFLVKVGDVVRADQPLVEVQTDKMTAEIPAPFSGVIKEFTVSEGETIPVGSTVLLMEKEQKQYGGERSFPQTTQVLKKRRILASPYTRKIARENGINIEEVVGSGAGGRILDEDIFLYMNGESQSVPVPVDEPKPVAPAASKEPNAKTIPFRGRRKQIASKMSQSLRTIPHCTHFEEVDVTNLLAWKDTMKGSGGSISMGAYFIKAISVCLKEFPIFNARLNEEEECVELQSQHNIGIAVDTEEGLIVPVIKHVEEKTMKDIHGEMKELTVKALDGKLAMKEIKGGTFTVSNVGPLNGSIGATPIINEPEVALVAFHKTKKRPMVNEKDEIVVRSMMNVSMSFDHRVADGGTAVKFTNRLRDLIEEPQSMLLELM is encoded by the coding sequence ATGGAAGTTAAGCTTCATGATATTGGGGAAGGCATGACCGAAGCCAATATCAATCACTTTCTTGTAAAAGTGGGGGATGTCGTGAGAGCGGATCAACCACTGGTAGAGGTGCAAACAGATAAAATGACGGCAGAGATCCCGGCACCATTTTCAGGTGTGATCAAGGAGTTTACCGTTAGTGAAGGGGAAACGATCCCAGTGGGATCTACGGTTCTGTTGATGGAAAAAGAACAGAAGCAGTATGGGGGCGAGCGGTCCTTTCCACAAACAACTCAAGTATTGAAGAAGAGAAGGATCCTTGCTTCCCCGTATACGAGGAAAATAGCAAGGGAGAATGGTATTAACATAGAAGAAGTGGTTGGTTCCGGAGCTGGTGGTAGAATCCTCGATGAAGATATTTTCCTTTATATGAATGGAGAAAGTCAGTCAGTGCCGGTGCCGGTTGATGAACCTAAACCAGTTGCTCCTGCAGCATCAAAAGAGCCCAACGCGAAGACCATTCCTTTCCGGGGCAGACGCAAACAGATTGCTTCCAAAATGTCACAGTCACTTAGAACCATCCCGCACTGTACCCATTTTGAAGAAGTCGACGTTACGAATCTATTAGCCTGGAAAGATACCATGAAAGGGAGCGGCGGGTCCATTTCCATGGGTGCGTATTTTATCAAAGCCATTTCTGTCTGTTTAAAAGAGTTTCCGATTTTCAATGCCCGTCTCAATGAAGAAGAAGAGTGTGTCGAGCTTCAGTCTCAACACAATATCGGAATTGCAGTCGACACAGAGGAAGGTCTGATCGTTCCTGTCATCAAGCACGTGGAAGAAAAAACGATGAAAGACATTCACGGTGAGATGAAGGAATTGACCGTCAAAGCACTGGATGGCAAGTTAGCGATGAAAGAGATCAAAGGGGGAACCTTCACGGTCAGTAACGTAGGACCTCTGAACGGTTCAATCGGAGCCACTCCGATCATTAACGAGCCTGAAGTAGCCCTCGTCGCCTTCCATAAAACGAAGAAGCGTCCGATGGTGAACGAAAAAGATGAAATTGTCGTCCGTTCCATGATGAATGTTTCGATGTCCTTTGATCACAGGGTGGCAGACGGCGGAACAGCTGTGAAATTTACGAATCGATTACGGGATCTGATTGAAGAACCTCAATCCATGCTTTTGGAGTTGATGTAA
- the lpdA gene encoding dihydrolipoyl dehydrogenase: MVVGEITEDKDIVVIGGGPGGYHAAIRAASLGRQVTLIEREDVGGTCLNKGCIPSKVFTHFAQEFKKTKHLKEMGMEFGEVEVNLSSLQSYKNKKVTQLRTGVESLCKANKVEIVKGSASFLSESRIGVENGHEFTLFNFKQAIVATGGEFQYPDGIEFDSDRILKEKEIFQLEEIPEELIVYGNDYISLEVASIFSILGSRVTLILNGEFPFDSAISKELFRQLKKQKVNVIKNSTLQAASQSEAKVTVSIDKGNGEFVSIEGSHFVTSGKVKPNLSELGLDRLRVELTEDNYIQTDREGRTSIPHIWAIGDVTKGPSLAVKAIKQGKAAAEAMSGQQVEVDLQFVPTVVQMSPPIACAGLTEEEARAEGYSVTVSENPVRGNGYAQLTDEKDGFVKVVSDSETDMILGIHMMGKGAAELITSGVLGLEMAARDEDFRFPLHPHPSMNESLLEAVEGLKGDAVHMPPRKKEMAR; the protein is encoded by the coding sequence ATGGTAGTGGGAGAGATTACTGAAGATAAAGACATTGTTGTCATCGGAGGAGGTCCCGGGGGCTATCATGCAGCTATCAGAGCCGCGAGCCTCGGTAGACAGGTGACGTTGATCGAACGGGAGGATGTAGGCGGGACCTGTTTAAATAAAGGATGCATCCCGTCAAAGGTATTCACCCACTTTGCCCAGGAATTTAAAAAGACGAAGCATCTGAAGGAAATGGGCATGGAGTTTGGGGAAGTGGAAGTAAACCTTTCTTCTCTTCAATCCTATAAAAATAAAAAAGTCACCCAGCTCCGTACAGGGGTAGAATCACTGTGCAAAGCGAATAAGGTTGAAATCGTTAAGGGATCGGCATCCTTCCTGTCAGAATCCCGTATAGGAGTTGAAAATGGTCATGAGTTCACCCTTTTTAATTTCAAACAGGCAATCGTTGCGACAGGTGGTGAGTTTCAATACCCGGATGGAATTGAATTTGACTCGGATCGTATCCTAAAAGAGAAAGAGATCTTTCAGCTTGAGGAAATCCCCGAAGAGCTGATCGTATACGGGAACGATTATATTTCATTGGAGGTCGCGTCTATTTTCTCCATATTGGGAAGCCGTGTCACCCTTATTTTGAACGGGGAATTTCCATTTGACTCTGCCATATCAAAAGAACTGTTCAGACAGTTGAAAAAGCAGAAGGTCAATGTAATCAAGAATTCTACGCTTCAAGCTGCGAGTCAATCTGAAGCAAAAGTCACAGTGAGCATTGACAAAGGGAATGGGGAATTCGTTTCAATTGAAGGCTCTCACTTTGTCACAAGTGGAAAAGTTAAGCCGAACCTATCAGAACTCGGCCTTGACCGTCTCCGTGTTGAATTAACCGAGGATAATTATATCCAAACAGATCGGGAGGGACGGACCTCGATTCCGCATATTTGGGCGATCGGGGATGTCACGAAAGGTCCGTCCCTCGCAGTCAAAGCGATCAAACAGGGGAAGGCGGCGGCCGAGGCGATGTCTGGGCAACAGGTGGAAGTAGATCTGCAGTTTGTGCCGACGGTGGTGCAGATGAGCCCACCGATTGCGTGTGCGGGCCTTACCGAAGAGGAAGCACGTGCGGAAGGTTATTCGGTTACAGTGAGTGAGAACCCTGTCAGGGGAAACGGGTACGCTCAGCTGACGGATGAAAAGGATGGATTCGTGAAAGTCGTGTCAGACAGTGAAACGGATATGATCCTTGGTATTCATATGATGGGGAAGGGAGCAGCGGAACTGATTACATCAGGTGTGCTGGGACTTGAAATGGCAGCGAGAGATGAGGACTTTCGCTTTCCTCTTCATCCCCACCCGAGTATGAATGAAAGTCTACTCGAAGCAGTCGAAGGATTAAAGGGAGACGCCGTGCACATGCCTCCCCGAAAAAAAGAGATGGCCAGGTAA
- the hppD gene encoding 4-hydroxyphenylpyruvate dioxygenase — MQENVAKKQVKVEDVFPVRDVDFLEYYTGNAKQAAHFFCTAFGFKTVAYSGLETGNRDTVSYVLQQNKVRLVITGSLHEGSRVAQFVKLHGDGIKDIALVVDDVEKAYTGAVSRGAIEIMPPSTLEDDNGKLKKAIIGTYGDTIHTLVERKDYKGIFMPGFEKYDSTLKYEDAGIIAVDHVVGNVESMEEWVEYYEKVMGFKEMRHFTNEDITTEYSALMSKVMHNGGRIKFPINEPAEGKRKSQIQEYLEFYGGPGVQHIAILTEDIVKTVGILKENGVEFLNTPDSYYDMLSERVGEIDEEISKIKELNILVDRDDEGYLLQIFTKPIVDRPTLFIEVIQRKGARGFGEGNFKALFESIEREQERRGNL; from the coding sequence ATGCAAGAGAATGTAGCAAAAAAGCAGGTTAAAGTAGAAGATGTCTTCCCGGTAAGAGATGTTGATTTTTTAGAGTACTATACGGGTAATGCAAAGCAGGCTGCTCACTTCTTCTGTACAGCATTCGGTTTTAAGACCGTTGCCTACTCAGGGCTCGAAACAGGAAATCGTGACACAGTATCCTATGTACTGCAACAAAACAAAGTCCGATTGGTCATAACGGGAAGCCTGCATGAAGGCAGCCGGGTGGCCCAGTTCGTGAAGCTTCACGGAGACGGCATTAAAGATATCGCCCTTGTGGTGGATGATGTTGAAAAGGCTTACACTGGAGCGGTGTCCCGCGGTGCAATTGAAATCATGCCACCATCGACGCTAGAAGATGATAATGGAAAATTGAAAAAAGCCATCATTGGTACATACGGGGATACGATCCATACCCTTGTGGAACGTAAAGATTATAAAGGGATCTTCATGCCGGGCTTTGAAAAATATGATTCTACTCTTAAATATGAAGATGCCGGTATCATCGCTGTGGATCACGTAGTTGGAAACGTGGAGAGCATGGAAGAGTGGGTGGAGTACTATGAAAAAGTGATGGGCTTCAAGGAAATGCGCCACTTCACAAATGAAGACATTACAACTGAATACTCAGCCCTTATGTCCAAGGTTATGCATAACGGCGGTCGCATTAAATTCCCGATCAACGAGCCTGCTGAAGGAAAACGTAAATCACAGATTCAGGAATATCTTGAGTTCTACGGTGGTCCAGGGGTGCAGCATATTGCCATCCTGACCGAGGATATCGTGAAGACAGTCGGTATCTTGAAGGAGAACGGAGTAGAGTTCCTGAATACGCCTGACTCCTATTACGACATGCTTTCAGAGCGTGTAGGGGAAATAGACGAAGAGATCTCCAAGATCAAAGAGTTGAATATTCTAGTAGACCGTGATGATGAAGGCTACCTGCTTCAAATATTCACAAAGCCAATTGTAGATCGCCCAACTCTATTCATTGAAGTGATTCAACGTAAGGGTGCAAGAGGATTCGGAGAAGGAAACTTCAAAGCATTATTTGAATCCATCGAGCGCGAGCAAGAACGCAGAGGAAACCTATAA
- the hisC gene encoding histidinol-phosphate transaminase — translation MTLKFKTREAVTHIAPYVLGKTLGDLQKEHGLSSIRKLSENENIYGCSPKVKQWFKENGSDLFMYPDGAAVDLSHKVSAFLGVPKEQIVFGNGSDEVIRLLTRAYLSAGDEAIMADVTFPRYKTNVFLEGGTPVIVPLVNGTHDLQGMHDHITPKTKLIFVCNPNNPTGTIVGKKELLHFIESVPPHILVVVDEAYMEYVTTDDYLETLPLLSAFENLIVLRTFSKIYGLAGLRVGFGVMNEEIAEQLRKVKDVFNVNTVAQKSAIIALEDQAFIRECTHKNEKGRRYLEREFDRLGISYFPSQSNFIMVDTGMNGDKVSYELVKRGLVVRSGTLLGYPTTVRVTIGTQDDNKRFVGALEDILQNGGVN, via the coding sequence ATGACATTAAAGTTCAAAACAAGGGAAGCGGTCACACATATCGCTCCATATGTGCTGGGGAAGACGCTTGGCGACTTACAGAAGGAGCATGGTCTCTCCTCAATCAGAAAGCTGTCAGAAAATGAAAATATATATGGCTGCTCCCCGAAGGTGAAGCAGTGGTTTAAAGAAAATGGGAGCGACCTGTTTATGTATCCGGACGGAGCTGCCGTTGATCTTAGTCATAAGGTTTCAGCGTTTTTAGGGGTTCCGAAAGAACAGATCGTATTTGGTAATGGCTCGGATGAAGTGATCCGGCTGTTGACGAGAGCTTACTTGAGCGCTGGCGACGAAGCCATTATGGCCGATGTTACGTTTCCCAGGTATAAAACCAATGTGTTCCTGGAAGGAGGCACTCCGGTCATTGTCCCTCTCGTAAACGGTACCCATGACTTACAAGGGATGCATGACCACATCACTCCAAAAACCAAGCTGATCTTTGTGTGTAATCCCAATAACCCAACCGGAACCATAGTCGGAAAAAAAGAACTCCTGCACTTTATCGAAAGCGTCCCTCCGCATATCCTCGTAGTGGTGGATGAAGCCTATATGGAGTACGTTACAACCGATGACTATTTAGAAACCCTGCCTCTTCTGTCAGCGTTTGAAAACCTGATTGTCCTTAGAACATTTTCAAAAATATATGGCCTGGCCGGACTAAGAGTCGGGTTCGGAGTCATGAATGAGGAGATTGCAGAACAGCTCCGTAAAGTGAAAGATGTATTCAATGTGAATACCGTTGCCCAGAAGTCAGCGATCATTGCCCTGGAAGATCAAGCGTTTATTAGGGAGTGTACCCATAAGAACGAGAAGGGTCGTCGTTATTTGGAACGTGAATTTGATCGTCTGGGGATATCCTATTTCCCGTCTCAATCGAACTTTATCATGGTGGACACGGGAATGAATGGTGACAAGGTCTCTTATGAACTTGTGAAAAGGGGGCTCGTCGTCCGTTCAGGAACTCTTCTCGGATATCCGACCACGGTTCGTGTCACGATTGGAACACAGGACGATAACAAGAGATTCGTCGGAGCACTGGAAGACATTTTGCAAAACGGAGGGGTGAACTAA
- a CDS encoding flavin reductase family protein: MDIKPQTLEWQSAYKLMIGSILPRPIAFVSSLDEGGNANLAPYSFFTAICAEPMLVCFSPMRRGKDGSKKDTLRNIEKTKEFVINIVSEEFVEEMNNCAIEFEPGVDEFEQVGLTKRKSITVKPPGVSESKVQLECILHEVLHFGDHPGAGSLVIGKVECVRINDELYYDGKIDSEKLKPVGRLAGQMYTKPLSDSFELIRKR; this comes from the coding sequence ATGGATATCAAACCCCAGACTCTGGAGTGGCAGTCTGCTTATAAACTGATGATCGGATCGATTTTGCCCCGGCCGATTGCCTTTGTTTCTTCCCTTGATGAAGGAGGGAATGCGAACCTGGCACCTTACAGCTTTTTTACGGCGATTTGTGCAGAGCCTATGCTCGTCTGCTTCTCCCCCATGAGAAGAGGGAAGGATGGCAGCAAAAAGGATACCCTCCGAAATATCGAGAAAACAAAGGAATTCGTCATCAATATCGTAAGTGAAGAGTTTGTGGAGGAAATGAATAACTGTGCCATTGAATTTGAACCTGGCGTTGATGAATTCGAGCAGGTCGGGCTGACGAAGAGGAAGTCCATTACGGTAAAGCCTCCAGGAGTATCTGAAAGCAAGGTGCAATTGGAATGCATCCTTCATGAGGTTCTTCACTTCGGCGATCATCCTGGTGCAGGGAGTCTTGTCATCGGGAAAGTGGAGTGTGTAAGGATTAATGATGAACTCTATTATGATGGAAAGATAGATTCAGAGAAACTCAAACCGGTGGGAAGACTTGCCGGTCAGATGTATACCAAACCATTATCCGATTCATTTGAATTGATTCGAAAAAGGTGA
- a CDS encoding fumarylacetoacetate hydrolase family protein, producing MKLVSFLKEGEVRAGIVQDDLVVDIHAVSNGSLPKDILSIIDLGEEGMKRMKALGTLSEKDKGVHSLREVTLKSPIPRPVSIRDFYAFEEHVKTARKRRGLDVVPEWYDIPVFYFTNHLAVKGPLDHIEKPAECEWLDYELEIACVIGKEGKNITKDNAEDYIYGYFIMNDWSARDIQKQEMKVGLGPAKGKDFATSFGPYLVTKDELETYRKGDRFDLPMTGKVNGKLLSEGNYQDIHYTFADMIERASKDVTLYPGEVIGSGTVGTGCILELGTETHPWLKPGDVVELEITGLGVLRNTIVSRREEENHVLSSTGENTSQTSHHV from the coding sequence GTGAAGCTGGTTAGTTTTTTAAAAGAAGGAGAAGTAAGGGCTGGGATCGTTCAGGATGACCTTGTAGTGGACATCCATGCTGTCAGCAACGGGTCCCTCCCTAAAGACATATTATCCATTATCGATCTTGGAGAAGAAGGGATGAAAAGGATGAAGGCGCTCGGTACCTTGTCGGAAAAAGACAAGGGAGTGCATTCATTACGTGAAGTCACCCTGAAGTCACCGATTCCAAGGCCAGTCAGCATCCGGGATTTCTATGCGTTTGAAGAGCATGTGAAAACGGCCCGTAAACGGAGGGGACTGGATGTTGTGCCGGAATGGTATGACATCCCCGTCTTCTATTTTACAAATCATTTAGCTGTAAAGGGTCCTCTCGATCATATTGAAAAGCCCGCTGAATGTGAGTGGCTGGATTATGAATTGGAAATCGCCTGCGTGATTGGCAAAGAAGGAAAAAACATTACAAAAGACAACGCGGAAGACTATATTTATGGTTATTTCATCATGAACGACTGGAGTGCAAGAGACATCCAGAAGCAAGAGATGAAAGTAGGGCTTGGTCCAGCGAAGGGAAAGGACTTTGCCACTTCTTTCGGTCCGTATTTAGTGACGAAAGATGAACTTGAGACCTATAGAAAGGGAGACCGTTTTGACCTGCCTATGACGGGGAAGGTGAATGGGAAACTCTTATCCGAGGGGAATTATCAGGATATCCATTATACATTTGCAGACATGATCGAGCGAGCCTCAAAAGACGTCACCCTGTATCCCGGCGAAGTGATTGGATCCGGAACTGTTGGAACAGGATGCATTTTAGAGCTTGGGACTGAGACGCACCCGTGGTTGAAACCTGGGGACGTAGTGGAATTAGAGATTACGGGATTAGGGGTTCTGCGTAATACAATTGTAAGCAGAAGAGAGGAGGAAAACCATGTACTATCGTCAACTGGGGAAAATACCTCACAAACGTCACACCATGTTTAA
- a CDS encoding homogentisate 1,2-dioxygenase, with product MYYRQLGKIPHKRHTMFKKDDGTLYREQVMGTKGFSGTQSILYHHHLPTAVAKTEYLGSYMPEFEDEGALRHRHFFTDRVEKKGCALKSREYLLGNSDLLIGTAYVTEEMTSFYRNGDGDEMLYIHFGKGKVETMFGTLTYGKGDYVVIPIGTIYRVVPEEETKMLIVESFSQITTPRRYRNEYGQLLEHSPFCERDLRGPEKLATMDEEGEFEVITKSRGGLHSHVLNHHPLDVVGWDGYLYPWVFNIEDFEPITGRVHQPPPVHQTFEGHNFVVCSFVPRLYDYHPESIPAPYNHSNVNSDELLYYVEGNFMSRKGIKEGSITLHPSGIPHGPHPGTTEASIGKKETLELAVMIDTFKPLKIVKKAKDVEDPNYMFTWV from the coding sequence ATGTACTATCGTCAACTGGGGAAAATACCTCACAAACGTCACACCATGTTTAAAAAGGACGATGGCACGCTTTACAGAGAGCAGGTCATGGGGACGAAGGGATTCTCGGGAACTCAGTCGATTCTGTATCATCATCATTTGCCGACGGCTGTGGCGAAAACAGAGTATTTAGGGAGTTATATGCCGGAGTTTGAGGATGAGGGTGCACTCCGTCATCGACATTTCTTTACAGACAGAGTCGAGAAAAAAGGCTGTGCCTTAAAGAGTCGGGAATATTTACTTGGTAATTCGGATCTATTGATTGGAACCGCCTATGTAACAGAAGAGATGACAAGCTTTTACCGAAATGGTGATGGAGATGAAATGCTTTATATCCATTTTGGTAAAGGAAAGGTAGAGACGATGTTCGGAACGCTCACCTATGGAAAAGGGGACTATGTGGTGATTCCGATTGGGACCATCTACCGTGTCGTTCCTGAGGAAGAGACGAAGATGCTGATCGTCGAATCCTTCAGTCAGATTACCACCCCTCGTCGTTATCGCAATGAATACGGACAGTTATTGGAACACAGTCCGTTTTGTGAACGGGATTTACGAGGACCTGAGAAGCTTGCAACCATGGATGAAGAGGGCGAATTCGAAGTGATCACCAAATCAAGGGGAGGGCTTCATTCCCATGTGTTAAATCATCATCCACTGGACGTCGTCGGCTGGGATGGTTATCTGTATCCTTGGGTGTTCAACATTGAGGATTTTGAGCCGATTACAGGACGCGTGCATCAGCCTCCTCCTGTTCATCAAACGTTTGAAGGGCATAACTTCGTTGTCTGCTCATTTGTTCCAAGATTATACGACTACCATCCGGAATCGATTCCGGCTCCTTATAATCACAGCAATGTGAACAGTGATGAACTGCTGTACTATGTTGAAGGAAACTTCATGAGCAGAAAGGGAATAAAAGAAGGATCGATCACCCTCCACCCGAGCGGGATTCCACACGGTCCTCATCCAGGAACGACAGAAGCAAGTATCGGGAAAAAAGAAACCCTCGAACTAGCCGTCATGATCGATACCTTCAAACCGTTGAAGATCGTTAAAAAAGCAAAGGATGTCGAAGATCCGAATTATATGTTTACATGGGTATAA
- the ilvE gene encoding branched-chain-amino-acid transaminase, which yields MNEQWIYLDGQYVKKEDAVVSVYDHGFLYGDGVFEGIRMYDGNVFRLEEHVDRLYDSAKSIMLHIEVTKEEMSDIIVDTLKKNQLENAYIRVVISRGVGNLGLDPFTCRKPQIIVIAEQLALFPKSLYETGIDIVTVASRRNRADVLSPKVKSLNYLNNILVKIEANLAGVSEALMLNDQGYVAEGSADNIFIVKKGKILTPPGYVGALEGITRNAIIEIAGKLGFEMKEEVFTRHDVYTADEVFLTGTAAEVIAVVKVDGRVIGEGKPGKYTTQLLQEFRNTVTQDGRKVYKQNAQVG from the coding sequence ATGAACGAACAATGGATCTACTTAGACGGACAATACGTAAAAAAGGAAGACGCAGTTGTATCTGTGTACGACCATGGTTTTCTATATGGAGATGGAGTGTTCGAAGGGATTCGAATGTATGATGGGAATGTGTTCCGTCTGGAAGAACATGTTGATCGCCTTTATGACTCTGCAAAATCCATCATGTTGCATATCGAAGTCACTAAAGAAGAGATGAGCGACATTATCGTAGATACATTGAAAAAGAATCAACTCGAGAATGCCTACATACGAGTGGTCATTTCCAGAGGTGTTGGAAACCTTGGATTGGATCCATTTACTTGTAGGAAGCCACAAATCATCGTCATTGCAGAACAATTAGCCCTATTCCCTAAAAGCTTATACGAAACGGGCATTGATATCGTTACGGTGGCCAGCCGCCGAAATCGTGCGGATGTTCTTTCGCCAAAGGTTAAATCCTTAAACTACTTAAATAACATTCTCGTAAAAATCGAAGCGAACCTCGCCGGTGTAAGTGAAGCATTAATGTTGAACGACCAAGGATATGTAGCAGAGGGATCCGCAGACAATATCTTCATTGTCAAAAAAGGAAAGATCCTTACGCCTCCCGGATATGTAGGGGCCCTTGAAGGGATCACCCGTAATGCCATCATCGAAATCGCCGGTAAATTAGGATTCGAGATGAAGGAAGAAGTCTTCACCCGTCATGATGTGTATACAGCGGATGAAGTGTTCTTAACAGGGACAGCCGCAGAAGTCATTGCCGTTGTAAAGGTTGATGGCCGTGTAATCGGTGAAGGAAAACCTGGAAAGTATACAACCCAATTATTGCAGGAGTTCAGAAACACTGTCACGCAGGATGGAAGAAAAGTTTACAAACAGAATGCTCAAGTTGGCTAA